From one Papio anubis isolate 15944 chromosome 12, Panubis1.0, whole genome shotgun sequence genomic stretch:
- the OR51V1 gene encoding olfactory receptor 51V1 produces MGLSTVYTVLGILWGIIREINLDSCITQSYFIHGVSFMESSVLLAMAFDRYIAICNPLRYSSILTNSRISKIGLTIIGRSFFFIIPPIIHLKFFNYCHFHILSHSFCLHQDLLHLACSDIRFNSCYALMLVICILLLDAILILFSYILILKSVLAVASREERHKLFQTCISHVCAVLVFYIPIISLTMVHRFGKHLSPVAHVLIGNIYILFPPLMNPIIYSVKTQQIHTRMLRLFSLKRY; encoded by the coding sequence ATGGGGCTCTCCACTGTGTACACAGTGCTGGGGATCCTGTGGGGGATCATTCGAGAGATCAACTTGGATTCCTGCATTACCCAGTCCTATTTCATCCATGGTGTGTCCTTCATGGAGTCCTCTGTCCTCCTTGCTATGGCCTTTGACCGGTACATTGCAATTTGCAATCCACTGCGTTATTCCTCCATCCTGACTAATTCCAGAATTAGCAAAATTGGGCTCACTATAATAGGTAggagttttttctttattataccgCCCATCATCCATCTGAAATTTTTTAATTACTGTCATTTCCACATCCTTTCTCACTCTTTCTGCCTGCACCAGGATCTTCTCCACTTAGCCTGTTCAGACATCCGATTCAATAGTTGCTATGCCCTGATGCTGGTTATTTGCATACTGTTGTTGGATGCTATACTCATCCTTTTCTCCTACATCCTGATTCTTAAGTCAGTCCTTGCAGTTGCCTCTCGGGAAGAGCGGCATAAATTATTTCAGACTTGCATCTCCCACGTCTGTGCTGTCCTTGTGTTCTACATCCCTATCATTAGCCTCACAATGGTGCACCGTTTTGGCAAGCACCTTTCCCCTGTGGCCCACGTTCTCATTGGTAACATCTACATCCTTTTCCCACCTTTAATGAATCCCATCATCTACAGTGTCAAGACCCAACAGATTCATACCAGAATGCTTAGACTCTTTTCTCTGAAAAGATATTGA